Sequence from the Cucurbita pepo subsp. pepo cultivar mu-cu-16 chromosome LG02, ASM280686v2, whole genome shotgun sequence genome:
ATGATGAAGTATTaaacaaaagttaaaaaatggaattgtTGACCTTAAAggagatattattattttacgaagaaaaaaataggCTATTGAATTAcgaaatattaaacaaaattattattgtttcttaaaatttcatggattAATTCTTAGAATCCCCGTCATCATTCTCTGGGTTTTCTTCCTTTAGTGATCTCAGGCGTTAAGATCAGCTGTTTTTATGAAACAGGTTATCAAACTGTGTTGGCAGAGACCTTTCAAAGGTGCATAAAAGAGTACATTGCACATTTTGGTCATCTTTAAtggtttcatttatttatggcTTTGGCCAAGCCTAAAGCTACTCCAACAGCCTTAATGGGTCTTTCCAACCCCCAAATTCTTTTGAGAACAAATTggcaaaaacaaaatttatgcTCCCAAATTATGATTTGAGTTTTGAGGGTTCGAAaataacgaaacattatttataaggatatggaagCCAGCATAtgtagcagatgcgttttgttttaaaagcgtgaaaaacccaaaagagaaaacccatAAAACAAtagctagcggtggacttaacccaaaagagaaaacccatAAAACAAtagctagcggtggacttaaaGAACTCCAAAGGGGTGGACGCTAGACGATGTATCCTAGAACACTAGGCCCCTACAagaaaggggtgaattgtgagatcccacgtcgactCAAAGTTATTTTATGAGGGgtgtatttataaataagggGTGTAAAAACCTATAGTATATTTATAAGTGGTGTAGAAACCTATCCCCATCCGACGCGTgaaaatataaagtaaaaaatatctaCTGACATTGAGGTCGAAAGTTGTTATCCAAAGGGAAAGAAGATAACTGGGGTCTGATTAGACGTAAGTAAAGATACTAGTAGGCCTAAAAGCTTGAAAGCATGAACCGATTcatttgggttgagttgggccGAGCCCATGTGGGCGCGCAGTTCACAAGCCCACAGCCCAANgctttttttttttttttttttttttttttggaattgaaaatattttgtatttcacTACCACTCATACAAGATAGTTGAGgttaaagtaattttttttatagaaagacattaaaataattgagcTTACCAACTTCACAATCatttaatatcttaaataGGACAAAGATAAGACAGAAAGGGCCCACAAATTCGAAAGGGCATCTTGAAAGCCTtttcacattattattattaaaacccAAAGCCATTGTCCTGAGCTTATGTACAAAAGAGGATACATCAAGACAGAGCCATTCTTCAATCTCTCCCTATCCAAATTATATGCACAAgcaaccaccaccaccattgGATGATGTTGATAGATTAGGGCTCAGTTCTATGAACAAATTATGTTCCTTCACaccaatttcatttaaatgtACGGGTTTATATGCGACGAATAATCTCGAATCCCTGCGCCTTCCCATCCCATCCATTCCTCCCACAAATCCCAATCCGGATCCCCCATTCCCCTCATCGGTTCATCACCCCCGTCATCGTACGTCTCGTACGTCTCGATTGGCATTGATATTCCTCTTAAATTGTTCATCACAATCTGTTTCAGACGCAAATATATATGACATCAGTTTTGTATTGTGATTGAACTAAACtaacatgaaaatgatatatgCAACAGATAAGTATTCCGATTTCAATATTAGATGAACCGATATGGATCTgattcaaacacaaaattgacGCCTCGAATTAAAAATACTCCGAcaaaaaatcataatcaatACTAGTTACCTCGTTTGCtgctcaattatttttaagaaaacgaTTCCAATAATTGATCcgattattaatataatatatgtgcAATAATGGAAGAggataattaattagttaggGCTTGGATCACGTACATCGTAGGCTTCATTGATTTGGTGAAATTGCACTCCACAATTACTTCCTTTGCATACATCCGGATGATACTGAAAAAACGATAAAATTCAACGAATCAGATGAGGCAGTCCACAAATCGAGAAAGAatagagagacagagagagcgagagagaaaTCGAACCTGAAGAGCGAGTTGACGGAAGGCTTTTTTGACCTCAGATTCAGAGGCGCCAGGCTGAATCCGAAGAGTCCGGTAAGGATCAGCCATAGAAGAAGAGGaataagaagaataagaagCCCTAACTTGATTCCTCGAACTCCGATGTAGCTTGTTCGCCCGATTTCGTTGGCGAATCCAAGACGAAGAACCAGTCCGGGCAATGAATCCAGCAGTAGAAACAGACGCcattaacaacaacaacaagaagaagaagaacagctTCAAGAACAGGATAATCGGAGGCAAAAGCGATGCAAAGATGGATATAATTGGAGAGATCGTGAAAGAGGAAGAGCGAATTAAATAGAAacgaagaggaagaggatTTTAGATACGGAGGGTGCGGAGAGGCGAGATCGTCGGTTCTTATCCAGTGGGttaattttagagagagagagagagagagagagaagatgaCGTGTCCCCTGGAGATGGCGTCGAGGAGAGAGAATGGTGTTCTTATCTCTTATCTTTGTTTCTATTATTGGTCCTACTCATCCCCAACTCACCTTTTCCTATttacttttttccttttcctattttcttttcgcatattcataataaaaattattattattattattattattttggataaaGCCAGATAACTCGAACCAAattcaaccctctatttttagGTTGAATTACACTCCGACTTCAAATtatccattattttattttttttaaattaaccaTAATAactaatattctattttcaggtttggttgatctaattaaaaaaaattcaacccagtGAAGCTATTTCTAGAAAATTTTatccaatttaaaaaaaaaattaactcaatCCAATCCGGATTAAAAGGGATAATGGGAATTTggcaaaattaaaatctaaaatttagtATTCCATTTATTAGAGGGAAATTCAAAGTATcagaattataaaataaaataaaaaaagaaaagtagtgGATCAGATAAACCgaatttgatttaatattttagaaaattagaagTTAAAAGAGAGGAACTGTAAGACGTGGCGGTCAGGAAGACACGTGGCGTAGGTCGCGTCTTTTAATGATCTGAAAGGAAAGGGCCAGACACGTCATTGCGCATTCAAATCTGGTGCTCTGTCAGactcagaaaaaaaaaaaaaaagataatgtatttaatataaaagaaaaaggaaaatgaggtaaccgaagttttaaaaaatggtaaaataattattagaattaattaatcatataatagaacaaaatattgtagatatttgtttatttgaactaaaaaaaaaaaaaaaacatgggacaagttgcatttaatttttaaaaatattattttaattttgaaaacctATCTGttataagatatttaaatgaaaatagaaaggaTCAAATTGAGTGTCAAAGTCAACAAGTCAAGTTGGAGTTGGCAATTCgaaaattagatatttattaCGTGGTAATGACATTTTAAATTGGATATATTCAAACGGTGACGTTTTGATGTCTTATAACTTTGGAAATTATATTTCCAATTTTCAGATCTTTTTTCCTATTGGCTGCCACAagtagatttttatttttattattttcctatttaatttttcatacttAAATTATATACTATCAAAGtcgtttttctttaatattattttctacgTATTTCCTctctcacgttttctaaaacatttttctcAAACATGATTTGAGACTCGTGCATATGCCTACATTGTCtatgaaaatatgaatttcACACAGCTGACTAGCTTGTTGGATTAGAACAAGTGTTCTTTGTATgttatcctctttgagcttt
This genomic interval carries:
- the LOC111789387 gene encoding chaperone protein dnaJ 8, chloroplastic-like, encoding MASVSTAGFIARTGSSSWIRQRNRANKLHRSSRNQVRASYSSYSSSSMADPYRTLRIQPGASESEVKKAFRQLALQYHPDVCKGSNCGVQFHQINEAYDIVMNNLRGISMPIETYETYDDGGDEPMRGMGDPDWDLWEEWMGWEGAGIRDYSSHINPYI